The following coding sequences are from one Microbacterium wangchenii window:
- a CDS encoding CGNR zinc finger domain-containing protein encodes METAAEVSRTRFVGGTLALDFVNTRDGGPGAEPDDLVVSYGHLVSWARSAGVLDAGSADALHAAAHAVPTSAGDAWQRSLQVRGALDAVLRPIAAGLRPDDDALARLAAEEAEALAAATLMPARHGQEPEYEWSWDADASLHRPLRQIVHSATQLLTNPTAITRLKQCAGCDYLFMDESKNRSRRWCSMQDCGTTQKVSRYVAARRARSEGTASS; translated from the coding sequence GTGGAAACAGCAGCGGAGGTCTCGCGCACACGTTTCGTCGGCGGGACGCTCGCCCTCGACTTCGTCAACACGCGCGACGGGGGTCCGGGCGCAGAGCCCGACGACCTCGTCGTGAGCTACGGGCACCTCGTCTCCTGGGCCCGATCGGCCGGGGTGCTCGATGCCGGATCGGCCGACGCATTGCACGCGGCTGCGCACGCAGTCCCGACGTCGGCCGGTGACGCGTGGCAGCGGTCGCTCCAGGTACGAGGCGCTCTCGACGCCGTTCTCCGCCCGATCGCTGCGGGACTGCGTCCGGATGACGACGCGCTGGCGCGTCTGGCGGCCGAGGAAGCCGAGGCGCTCGCCGCGGCGACCCTGATGCCTGCGCGGCACGGGCAGGAGCCGGAGTACGAGTGGAGCTGGGACGCCGACGCCTCGCTCCACCGCCCGCTGAGGCAGATCGTGCATTCGGCCACGCAACTGCTCACGAACCCGACGGCCATCACGCGGCTGAAACAGTGCGCGGGCTGCGACTACCTCTTCATGGACGAGAGCAAGAACCGCAGCCGCAGGTGGTGCAGCATGCAGGACTGCGGCACGACTCAGAAGGTGAGCCGCTACGTCGCGGCCCGGCGCGCACGCTCGGAGGGCACCGCCTCGTCCTGA
- the treS gene encoding maltose alpha-D-glucosyltransferase, with protein sequence MARDEFRPEDLYTGPIDLPGMATLDHEEADPEKIEISYDEARYPARPRRLRPRDQFRGGSVRRIRTDPRTANGTNPSYVEWLVRQSMLKDADVLARQLAGQPAMWRNAYARPDARRAIATSDVWFTAYPISLITRPGQSFLAALGDEELWEAFDRVGITAVHTGPVKRAGGIAGWRETPSVDGHFDRISTEIDPAFGTEEEFRALCDVADTHGGSVIDDIVPGHTGKGADFRLAEMGFKDYPGIYHMVEILPEDWGLLPDVPEGVDSVNLDPTTEQELEGRGYIIGALQRVIFYTPGVKETNWSATAPVIGPDGITRRWVYLHYFKQGQPSINWLDPTFAGMRLVIGDALHSLGELGTSALRLDANGFLGVEKSAEGLPAWSEGHPLSHAANHIIAGMVRKVGGFTFQELNLTIEDIRDTGAVGADLSYDFIGRPGYHHALATGQTEFLRLALTTSLEFGVHPVQLVHGMQNHDELTYELVHWATRHGDDLYRFRGGEITGSQLAELVRAELTEGLTGTADYNRVFTQNGIACTTTSLIAATRGIGRLDDIADADVPIIRDAHLLLCAYNAWQPGVFALSGWDLVGMLTVPSDEVADLIASGDTRWIERGAHDLLDVDPKATRSAAGMPRGRALYGPLPAQLDDPESFASRLAGIIDLRREYGIATASQVDIPEVAHAGMLVLVHRLDDGDPDADARMQVTVLNFSSEPTEGTVRSEQLVPQSEVVDAASGETVGRVDDLQSFAVSLPAYGALFLVLEPVEPPAE encoded by the coding sequence ATGGCGCGCGACGAGTTTCGGCCGGAGGACCTGTACACCGGCCCCATTGATCTGCCGGGAATGGCGACCTTGGACCACGAGGAGGCCGATCCCGAGAAGATCGAGATCAGTTACGACGAAGCGCGCTATCCCGCTCGTCCGCGGCGGCTGCGCCCGCGAGACCAGTTCCGCGGGGGGAGCGTGCGCCGCATCCGCACCGACCCGCGTACGGCGAACGGCACGAACCCCTCGTACGTCGAATGGCTCGTGCGGCAGTCGATGCTCAAGGATGCCGACGTCCTTGCCCGCCAACTCGCGGGCCAGCCGGCGATGTGGCGCAACGCCTATGCCCGACCCGATGCGCGACGGGCCATCGCGACCAGCGATGTGTGGTTCACGGCATACCCCATCTCGCTCATCACGCGCCCGGGGCAGTCGTTCCTGGCGGCGCTCGGTGACGAGGAGCTGTGGGAGGCATTCGACCGCGTGGGCATCACCGCGGTCCACACCGGCCCGGTGAAGCGAGCCGGTGGCATCGCCGGATGGCGGGAGACCCCCAGCGTCGACGGGCACTTCGACCGCATCAGCACCGAGATCGACCCCGCGTTCGGCACCGAGGAGGAGTTCCGCGCGCTCTGCGACGTCGCGGACACCCACGGCGGCAGCGTCATCGACGACATCGTGCCCGGCCACACCGGGAAGGGCGCCGACTTCCGGCTCGCCGAGATGGGCTTCAAGGACTACCCCGGGATCTACCACATGGTCGAGATCCTCCCGGAGGACTGGGGGCTGCTCCCCGACGTGCCCGAAGGGGTCGACAGCGTCAACCTCGACCCCACGACCGAGCAGGAGCTCGAGGGGCGCGGCTACATCATCGGCGCCCTCCAGCGCGTCATCTTCTACACCCCCGGGGTGAAGGAGACGAACTGGAGTGCCACGGCACCCGTGATCGGCCCCGACGGCATCACGCGCCGCTGGGTCTATCTGCACTATTTCAAGCAGGGGCAGCCCTCGATCAACTGGCTGGACCCGACCTTCGCGGGCATGCGCCTGGTCATCGGCGACGCCCTGCACTCCCTCGGAGAGCTCGGCACGAGCGCTCTGCGCCTCGACGCGAACGGCTTCCTCGGAGTTGAGAAGAGCGCGGAGGGCCTGCCTGCCTGGTCCGAAGGGCATCCGCTCTCCCACGCGGCGAACCACATCATCGCCGGGATGGTGCGGAAGGTGGGTGGCTTCACGTTCCAGGAGCTCAACCTCACGATCGAAGACATCCGCGACACCGGGGCCGTGGGGGCAGACCTCTCCTACGACTTCATCGGGCGCCCTGGCTACCACCACGCTCTCGCGACGGGGCAGACGGAGTTCCTCCGGCTCGCGCTGACGACGTCGCTGGAGTTCGGCGTGCATCCCGTGCAGCTCGTGCACGGGATGCAGAACCACGACGAGCTCACCTACGAGCTCGTGCACTGGGCGACACGGCATGGCGACGATCTCTACCGCTTCCGCGGAGGCGAGATCACGGGCAGTCAGCTCGCCGAACTCGTTCGCGCCGAGCTCACCGAGGGGCTGACCGGGACGGCCGACTACAACCGCGTGTTCACCCAGAACGGCATCGCGTGCACGACGACCTCGCTCATCGCGGCCACGCGGGGGATCGGTCGACTGGACGACATCGCCGATGCCGACGTTCCCATCATCCGCGACGCCCACCTGCTGCTGTGCGCGTACAACGCATGGCAGCCCGGCGTCTTCGCCCTCTCCGGATGGGATCTCGTGGGCATGCTCACCGTCCCCTCCGACGAGGTCGCCGATCTGATCGCGTCCGGCGACACGCGCTGGATCGAACGCGGGGCCCACGATCTGCTCGACGTGGACCCGAAGGCCACGCGCTCTGCGGCAGGCATGCCGCGCGGGCGCGCCCTCTACGGCCCGCTGCCCGCGCAGCTCGACGATCCGGAGTCGTTCGCCTCGCGTCTTGCCGGCATCATCGACCTGCGCCGGGAGTACGGCATCGCGACCGCATCGCAGGTCGACATCCCCGAGGTTGCGCACGCCGGGATGCTCGTCCTCGTGCACCGCCTCGACGACGGCGACCCGGACGCGGACGCCCGGATGCAGGTGACCGTGCTGAACTTCTCGTCCGAGCCGACGGAGGGCACCGTGCGGTCGGAGCAGCTCGTGCCCCAGAGCGAGGTGGTGGACGCCGCCTCCGGCGAGACCGTCGGACGCGTCGACGACCTGCAGAGCTTCGCCGTCTCGCTGCCCGCCTACGGGGCGCTCTTCCTCGTGCTGGAACCGGTGGAGCCGCCGGCCGAGTGA
- a CDS encoding phosphotransferase, translated as MQFTDDLSAWVAQQRWYAGKSHEPRFRILDAQPAPGGATRYLLMDDAGSLPALYHVPLVRVAAPTASDTVITQDADGYLIDATRHPSFAIGLLAEMAVDISRVTGARVLTGEQSNTSIVFDEDGQPTIILKLFRTLHHGENPDVTVQRVLSGAGSPHVPRFLGSLDAEWPDVGRQSGVASGTLCFAQDFLRGVRDGWEIALEAARHGRDFTEAARDLGTAVAGVHGALGAALETADARPDDVIATAAAWRRRLEIAAAEVPAVADRFAAIDAVYRAALDRPWPRMQRIHGDLHLGQVLAVPDGGWRIVDFEGEPLRPMEERAIPDLPPRDVAGMLRSFDYAGAVGGGPDAGEWAAACRAAFLDAYAGAAGAVALDSVLLRALVLDKAVYESTYEARNRPDWLPVPLAGIDAALAPEALPG; from the coding sequence GTGCAGTTCACGGATGACCTCAGCGCCTGGGTGGCGCAGCAGCGCTGGTACGCGGGCAAGAGCCACGAGCCCCGGTTCCGGATCCTCGACGCCCAACCGGCCCCCGGGGGTGCCACGCGGTACCTGCTCATGGACGACGCGGGATCGTTGCCCGCGCTCTACCACGTACCGCTCGTCCGGGTCGCGGCGCCCACCGCGTCGGATACCGTCATCACCCAGGACGCCGACGGCTACCTCATCGATGCCACGCGGCATCCCTCCTTCGCCATCGGATTGCTGGCCGAGATGGCGGTCGACATCAGCCGGGTGACGGGCGCCCGGGTGCTCACGGGCGAGCAGTCCAACACCTCGATCGTGTTCGACGAGGACGGGCAGCCGACGATCATCCTGAAGCTCTTCCGCACCCTTCATCACGGCGAGAATCCCGACGTCACGGTCCAGCGCGTTCTCAGTGGCGCGGGATCGCCGCACGTGCCTCGGTTCCTCGGCAGCCTCGATGCGGAGTGGCCCGATGTCGGGCGGCAGTCGGGCGTCGCGAGCGGCACGCTGTGCTTCGCGCAGGACTTCCTCCGCGGCGTGCGCGACGGATGGGAGATCGCGCTGGAAGCGGCGCGGCATGGGCGCGACTTCACCGAGGCGGCCCGCGACCTCGGGACCGCCGTGGCCGGGGTGCACGGAGCACTCGGCGCCGCGCTGGAGACGGCCGATGCCCGGCCCGACGACGTCATCGCCACCGCGGCCGCCTGGCGACGGAGGCTGGAGATCGCCGCGGCCGAGGTGCCCGCCGTCGCCGATCGATTCGCCGCGATCGACGCGGTCTACCGGGCCGCGCTCGATCGCCCGTGGCCGCGCATGCAGCGGATCCACGGAGACCTGCATCTGGGGCAGGTGCTCGCGGTGCCCGACGGCGGCTGGCGCATCGTCGACTTCGAAGGGGAGCCGCTCCGGCCGATGGAGGAGCGCGCGATCCCCGACCTGCCGCCACGCGACGTCGCCGGGATGCTGCGGTCCTTCGACTACGCCGGCGCGGTCGGCGGCGGGCCGGACGCGGGCGAGTGGGCGGCCGCGTGCCGGGCGGCGTTCCTGGATGCGTACGCAGGTGCGGCCGGCGCGGTCGCGCTGGACTCCGTGCTGCTGCGGGCGCTCGTGCTCGACAAGGCGGTCTACGAGTCGACCTACGAGGCGCGCAACCGGCCCGACTGGCTGCCGGTGCCGCTCGCAGGCATCGACGCCGCCCTCGCGCCCGAGGCCCTGCCCGGTTGA
- a CDS encoding spermidine synthase translates to MIARFEELDWQETRMGELTLRRRADPATGELIYEVKLKDEYLMSSLFTRAEEQLATLGLAAAEGSDLHVLVGGLGLGYTAATALHDSRVRKLDVIDALPAVIGWHERELLPMSAQLVRDPRVTLVHDDFFAVVRRPPAPEDTRYDVVLLDVDHSPQHTLDPSHADLYTSAGIESLARHLTDRGVFALWSDDPPDAGFLTTLSSVLNDCAAHVVEFDNRLTGGISSNTVYIGTRR, encoded by the coding sequence ATGATCGCTCGATTCGAGGAGCTCGACTGGCAGGAGACGCGGATGGGCGAGCTCACCCTCCGCCGTCGCGCAGACCCGGCCACGGGTGAGCTCATCTACGAGGTGAAGTTGAAGGACGAATACCTCATGTCGAGCCTGTTCACTCGGGCCGAGGAGCAGCTGGCGACCCTGGGCCTCGCCGCCGCAGAAGGCAGCGACCTCCACGTGCTCGTGGGCGGTCTGGGGCTCGGCTACACGGCCGCGACCGCGCTGCACGACAGCCGCGTGCGGAAGCTGGATGTGATCGACGCACTCCCCGCGGTGATCGGGTGGCATGAGCGGGAGCTGCTCCCGATGTCGGCGCAGCTGGTGCGAGACCCCCGGGTGACCCTCGTCCACGACGACTTCTTCGCCGTGGTGCGCCGCCCACCCGCACCCGAGGACACGCGCTATGACGTCGTCCTGCTGGATGTCGATCACTCTCCGCAGCACACTCTCGATCCAAGTCACGCCGACCTCTACACCTCGGCAGGAATCGAATCCCTCGCTCGGCACCTCACCGACCGGGGCGTCTTCGCCCTGTGGTCGGACGACCCGCCCGACGCGGGCTTCCTGACCACGCTCTCCTCTGTGCTGAACGACTGCGCGGCCCACGTCGTGGAGTTCGACAACCGTCTCACCGGCGGAATCTCCTCGAACACGGTCTACATCGGGACCCGCCGATAG
- a CDS encoding OsmC family protein — MTDHHYATTLMWTGDTGSGYAGYGRAHDVQIGGDIVTLSADAAFRGDASLPNPEQLLLAAASSCQLLSFLAVAARAGVAVLAYRDDATAVMPAGTTPMRVTRVHLAPRIEVRGVDAAVVRRLVHDAHDACFVANSLSAEVVVVPDVEVVS; from the coding sequence ATGACCGACCACCACTACGCCACGACCCTCATGTGGACCGGCGACACCGGATCCGGATATGCCGGCTACGGCCGCGCGCACGACGTCCAGATCGGGGGCGACATCGTCACACTCAGCGCGGATGCCGCATTCCGCGGTGACGCGTCGCTGCCCAACCCGGAGCAGCTCCTGCTCGCCGCGGCGAGCTCGTGCCAGCTCTTGTCGTTCCTCGCCGTCGCCGCCCGAGCCGGCGTCGCCGTGCTCGCCTACCGCGACGACGCGACGGCGGTGATGCCGGCCGGGACCACACCCATGCGGGTCACCCGCGTACATCTCGCCCCGCGCATCGAGGTGCGGGGCGTGGATGCTGCGGTCGTGCGCCGGTTGGTCCACGACGCCCACGACGCCTGCTTCGTGGCCAACTCCCTCTCGGCGGAAGTCGTCGTGGTGCCCGACGTGGAGGTGGTGTCGTGA
- a CDS encoding amino acid-binding ACT domain-containing protein yields the protein MNDLAIPVTDVAAEVGHIGRVLGAAGIGLEGGGVWAGEAHYLVADGAAAVAALEVAGVRGARVTPALVTPLRADVPGELGRIMSALALAGVVIGAQYSDHDNRKVFVVDDIEHAREVLR from the coding sequence GTGAACGACCTCGCGATACCTGTGACCGACGTCGCGGCCGAGGTCGGTCACATCGGCCGCGTGCTGGGTGCGGCGGGCATCGGCCTCGAAGGCGGCGGGGTGTGGGCCGGGGAGGCGCACTACCTCGTGGCCGACGGCGCGGCAGCGGTCGCGGCGCTCGAGGTCGCCGGCGTGCGGGGAGCGCGGGTGACCCCAGCGCTGGTGACACCGCTGCGCGCAGACGTCCCGGGCGAACTCGGCCGCATCATGTCGGCACTGGCTCTTGCCGGTGTCGTCATCGGTGCCCAGTACAGTGACCACGACAACCGCAAGGTGTTCGTCGTCGACGACATCGAGCATGCCCGGGAGGTCCTGCGATGA
- a CDS encoding ArsR/SmtB family transcription factor, with the protein MTQPRASVESLGQALAEPRRLRILLELLGGVPLPAGALAARIGVAPSTVSGHLARLQEAGLVRVEQRGRARCAMLADPSVAEAVEALLRMSAEPAVASWSGNDRRLAMRRARSCYDHLAGDLGIAMTDHLVAHGWVDPDVGSASAPVDRIARGLGLALTLAESPRPLVRGCTDWTARRSHLAGRLGAAILTALLTEGWLTRRRDDRSLRITPRGEEGFALFGIRILG; encoded by the coding sequence ATGACCCAGCCTCGCGCATCCGTCGAATCCCTCGGCCAAGCCCTCGCCGAGCCGCGCCGGCTACGCATCCTGCTGGAGCTGCTGGGCGGCGTTCCGCTCCCGGCCGGCGCGCTCGCCGCACGCATCGGCGTCGCGCCATCCACGGTGAGCGGGCATCTCGCCCGCCTGCAGGAGGCGGGGCTCGTCCGGGTGGAGCAGCGAGGGCGCGCGAGGTGCGCGATGCTCGCCGATCCGAGCGTCGCCGAAGCCGTCGAGGCGCTGCTGCGGATGTCGGCTGAGCCGGCCGTCGCGTCGTGGTCGGGAAACGACCGCCGGCTCGCGATGCGGCGGGCGCGGTCGTGCTACGACCACCTCGCGGGCGACCTCGGCATCGCGATGACCGATCACCTGGTTGCGCACGGCTGGGTGGACCCGGACGTGGGCTCCGCCAGCGCTCCCGTCGACCGCATCGCACGGGGCCTCGGCCTGGCGCTGACGCTCGCCGAGTCACCGCGTCCCCTCGTGCGCGGCTGCACCGACTGGACGGCGCGCCGCTCCCACCTCGCCGGGCGTCTGGGCGCGGCCATCCTGACCGCGCTCCTGACGGAGGGATGGCTCACACGTCGGCGCGACGACCGCTCGCTGCGCATCACGCCGCGCGGGGAGGAGGGGTTCGCCCTGTTCGGAATCCGGATCCTCGGCTGA